In Arvicola amphibius chromosome 13, mArvAmp1.2, whole genome shotgun sequence, a genomic segment contains:
- the LOC119800371 gene encoding cytochrome c oxidase subunit NDUFA4-like, with product MLHQIIGQAKKHPSLIPLFVFIGAGGTGAALYVMRLALFNPDVSWDRKNNSEPWNKLGPNEQYKFYSVNVDYSKLKKEGPDF from the coding sequence ATGCTCCATCAGATCATCGGGCAAGCCAAGAAGCATCCCAGCTTGATTCCTCTCTTCGTATTTATTGGAGCAGGAGGTACTGGAGCAGCACTGTATGTGATGCGCCTGGCATTGTTCAATCCAGATGTCAGCTGGGACAGGAAAAATAACTCAGAGCCTTGGAACAAACTGGGTCCCAATGAACAATATAAGTTCTACTCAGTGAATGTGGACTACAGCAAACTGAAGAAAGAAGGCCCTGACTTCTAA
- the LOC119800329 gene encoding 60S ribosomal protein L23a-like has protein sequence MAPKAKKEAPAPPKAEAKAKALKAKKAVLKGVHSHKKKKIRTSPTFRQPKTLRLRRQPKYPRKSAPRRNKLDHYAIIKFPLTTESAMKKIEDNNTLVFIVDIKANKHQIKQAVKKLYDIDVAKVNTLIRPDGEKKAYVRLAPDYDALDVANKIGII, from the coding sequence ATGGCGCCGAaagcgaagaaggaagctcctgcccctcccaaagcagaagctaaagcgaaggccttgaaagccaagaaggcagtgctgaaaggcgtccacagccacaaaaagaagaagattcgCACATCGCCCACCTTTCGGCAGCCCAAGACCCTGCGGCTACgaaggcagcctaaatacccccGGAAGAGCgcgcccaggaggaacaagcttgaccactatgccatcatcaaattccccctgaccaccgagtcagccatgaagaagatagaagacaacaacacacttgtgttcattgtggacatcaaggccaacaagcaccagatcaaacaggctgtgaagaaactctacgacatcgatgtggccaaagtcaacaccctcataaggCCCGACGGAGAGAAGAAGGCGTATGTCcggttggctcctgattatgatgctctggatgttgccaacaaaattggaatcatctaa